In Marivirga salinae, a single window of DNA contains:
- a CDS encoding SusC/RagA family TonB-linked outer membrane protein: MKKILLTCMMLVFVLYAWAQDRTVSGKVTDSETGEGLPGVNVLLKGTGTGVNTDLDGNYKISVPSEGGTLVFTFIGMSKQEVSVGARSIIDVQLVTDVQQLNEVIVTASGIEREARSTGYAVQTVDSEEVLKAREGNIANALAGKVAGVDVNASSGTVGGSSRVVIRGVSSIGQDNQPLYVVDGVPIQNTNIASVDRFSGVDYGNRAGNINPDDIESMTVLKGGAASALYGQRARNGVIVITTKKGSKNTKMSVTVNSSVRFDSPFRLPNYQNIYGQGSQNKLDSASLSNWGPEMDGRTFIAPDSSSRNYTAVPDNVENFYRTGRTNINSVSLAGGDESSTYRFGITKFDQEGIVPNTALERYSFNLNGSRDFNNNFYSSFNATYQRSDNNGRPETGFNNPNAVSSIVTTIPRNIDLESYSDPEDYLNEDGTPVPFLGVNQNPYFSLNENIFTQQVDRLFGYGLVGFRPTDWINISWRLGTDVIFDRRKQIYRVGSNGNADGALWEDRIFESQTNSDLLLTINRDITEKFNLNMILGHNVNDISVETLFNRGQELVDPNLFVVQNAVSTEINYRVPSRRRLVGAFFDAGFSWDNYLFLNITGRNDWNSTLPKDNKSYFFPGVSASAVLTDAFDFGSDIANFIKVRANWSQVGGATDEFQLQFRFFPQTSIFQLFGVDNTYPFNGIPGFAGTSVLPNRELRPEISTSYEIGGEFHFFLSRLIVDATYYNQTTDDQIISVDVAPSTGFSAFFLNAGAIENRGVEIKMSGTPIEAGDFTWTSTVNFARNVNTLLSLTDDFEFVSVPGTRTDPSLRAYIGESVGTIFGSDWRRDDEGNLLINPDNGLRLDQDGQKIGNIVPDFRLGFQNEINFKGIAISALIDWRQGGQIHSQTVQSLRGSGSVAETAVGRDLAYIDNGVILLEEDEDGNATSTRPNDIPITAQQFWAQQNGVDADGVFDATYVKLREVSASYTLPSSWMGNLPINSLSFGIEGRNLALLYSKIPHIDPEVSFYGSGNAQGIEAFNLPTTRSLGVNVKLTF; the protein is encoded by the coding sequence ATGAAGAAGATTCTACTAACATGTATGATGTTGGTGTTCGTGCTATATGCATGGGCGCAGGATCGCACCGTAAGCGGTAAAGTTACTGACTCCGAAACTGGAGAAGGCTTACCGGGTGTGAATGTTTTATTAAAAGGTACCGGTACTGGGGTCAATACTGACCTTGATGGAAATTATAAAATTTCCGTGCCATCCGAAGGTGGTACATTGGTTTTTACGTTTATTGGAATGTCAAAACAGGAAGTTTCAGTAGGCGCTAGGTCTATAATTGATGTTCAATTGGTGACAGATGTACAGCAGTTAAATGAAGTAATCGTCACGGCATCCGGTATTGAAAGAGAGGCCAGATCCACGGGGTACGCAGTACAGACTGTTGATTCGGAGGAAGTATTGAAGGCTAGAGAGGGTAACATCGCCAATGCTTTGGCAGGAAAGGTAGCCGGAGTGGACGTGAATGCTTCTTCAGGTACAGTGGGAGGATCGTCCCGTGTGGTAATCAGGGGTGTAAGTTCCATAGGTCAGGACAATCAGCCTTTGTATGTAGTAGATGGTGTACCTATCCAAAATACCAACATTGCTTCAGTGGATAGATTTTCAGGTGTAGATTACGGTAACCGTGCCGGTAACATAAATCCTGATGATATAGAATCCATGACAGTACTGAAAGGAGGAGCTGCTTCTGCCCTATACGGTCAGCGAGCGCGTAACGGTGTAATTGTTATCACCACCAAGAAAGGATCAAAGAACACCAAAATGTCAGTGACAGTCAATAGTTCAGTGAGATTTGATAGCCCTTTCCGTCTTCCTAACTATCAAAATATATATGGTCAGGGTTCGCAAAACAAGTTGGACAGTGCCTCATTGTCAAACTGGGGTCCAGAGATGGATGGTCGAACTTTCATTGCCCCTGATAGCTCATCGAGAAACTATACAGCCGTTCCTGATAACGTAGAAAACTTCTACAGAACTGGAAGAACCAATATCAATTCAGTTTCACTTGCTGGAGGAGATGAAAGTTCTACTTACCGTTTTGGTATTACGAAATTTGACCAGGAAGGTATAGTACCTAATACAGCATTGGAGCGATACTCATTCAACCTGAATGGCAGCAGAGACTTTAACAATAATTTCTACTCCAGCTTTAATGCGACCTACCAGCGATCAGATAATAATGGTCGTCCTGAGACAGGTTTCAATAACCCGAATGCAGTATCATCTATTGTTACTACGATCCCACGAAATATTGATTTGGAGTCGTATAGCGATCCGGAGGATTATTTGAACGAAGACGGAACCCCTGTTCCCTTTTTAGGAGTAAATCAGAACCCTTACTTCTCTTTAAATGAGAACATATTTACCCAGCAGGTAGACAGGCTTTTCGGTTACGGTTTGGTAGGATTCAGGCCAACAGACTGGATAAACATATCTTGGAGATTGGGAACAGATGTGATATTCGATAGAAGAAAGCAAATCTACCGAGTAGGATCAAACGGGAACGCAGATGGAGCATTATGGGAGGATAGAATTTTTGAATCCCAGACCAACTCAGATTTATTGTTAACCATCAATAGAGACATTACCGAAAAATTTAACCTGAATATGATTTTAGGCCACAACGTCAATGATATCTCAGTAGAGACCTTATTTAACAGAGGCCAGGAGCTGGTGGATCCCAACTTATTTGTGGTTCAAAATGCGGTTTCTACAGAAATCAATTACAGGGTACCTTCTAGAAGAAGGTTGGTAGGTGCGTTTTTTGATGCAGGCTTCTCATGGGACAACTACTTGTTCTTAAACATCACAGGCCGTAATGACTGGAACTCTACCTTGCCGAAGGATAACAAAAGCTACTTCTTCCCTGGAGTAAGTGCCAGTGCAGTTTTGACTGATGCCTTTGATTTTGGTTCTGATATAGCCAACTTCATCAAAGTAAGAGCCAACTGGTCTCAGGTGGGTGGCGCAACAGACGAGTTCCAATTGCAATTCAGGTTCTTTCCTCAAACAAGTATATTCCAATTGTTTGGTGTAGACAATACTTATCCGTTCAACGGAATTCCTGGCTTTGCCGGTACCAGCGTGTTACCTAACAGAGAATTACGACCTGAAATTTCTACTTCCTATGAAATTGGTGGAGAATTTCATTTCTTCCTCAGCAGGTTGATTGTTGATGCAACCTACTATAACCAAACCACCGATGACCAGATCATCAGCGTGGACGTGGCGCCATCTACTGGTTTTTCTGCCTTTTTCTTGAATGCTGGAGCGATTGAAAACAGAGGAGTAGAGATCAAAATGAGCGGTACGCCAATCGAAGCAGGAGATTTCACATGGACTTCCACAGTTAACTTCGCTAGAAACGTGAACACTTTATTGTCATTGACAGATGACTTCGAGTTCGTTTCAGTGCCAGGCACAAGGACTGACCCCAGCTTACGTGCTTACATTGGAGAGTCTGTAGGTACTATATTTGGTTCAGATTGGAGAAGAGATGATGAAGGTAATCTTTTGATCAACCCTGACAACGGCCTTCGTCTGGATCAGGATGGTCAAAAGATTGGAAATATCGTGCCAGACTTCAGATTAGGTTTTCAAAATGAAATCAACTTCAAGGGAATTGCAATCAGTGCCCTGATCGACTGGAGACAAGGCGGACAAATTCATTCGCAGACTGTTCAAAGCTTGCGAGGAAGCGGATCAGTTGCAGAAACAGCTGTCGGAAGGGATTTAGCCTATATCGATAATGGCGTGATCCTTCTGGAAGAAGATGAAGACGGGAATGCCACCTCCACACGACCTAACGACATTCCAATTACTGCGCAACAATTCTGGGCCCAGCAAAATGGAGTGGATGCCGATGGTGTGTTCGATGCTACTTACGTGAAGTTAAGAGAGGTGAGCGCATCCTATACGCTACCAAGCTCGTGGATGGGTAATTTACCGATAAACAGCTTATCGTTTGGTATCGAAGGTCGTAACTTGGCATTGCTGTACTCTAAGATACCACATATCGACCCAGAGGTTAGTTTCTATGGCTCAGGTAATGCGCAAGGTATAGAGGCATTCAACTTGCCAACAACTCGATCTTTAGGTGTAAATGTTAAGTTGACATTTTAA
- the cas6 gene encoding CRISPR-associated endoribonuclease Cas6 — translation MRVRLIFKNKEKGATVPFHHQYYLFRFFKGLIKKCGKEEYRDFKHYNFSGLKGQTTVSKTGLHFYSSKITVVFSCSNKDFIDSIIEVLFSLPEIKLNGLTIIPHTVELENEIEFKEETRYICISPLILLTPEFSSDEGKKFIIPGSNEFVDHLRSALLEKNQLNDFGGFEFYPDKQYLKKLEDRGKKYSRVYPIFDQDVPYEVRGYTFPFTLKGSPELHQYLFECGLGLFNDKGFGMLDLAEVTPGSQTVPYFTGQLEN, via the coding sequence GTGAGAGTAAGACTAATTTTTAAAAATAAGGAGAAAGGGGCAACGGTTCCATTTCATCACCAATACTATTTGTTTAGATTTTTTAAAGGACTAATCAAAAAGTGTGGTAAAGAAGAATATAGGGATTTCAAGCACTACAATTTTTCTGGTTTAAAAGGGCAAACCACAGTTAGTAAAACTGGATTGCATTTCTATAGCTCAAAAATAACGGTTGTTTTTTCTTGCTCCAATAAAGATTTTATCGATAGCATAATTGAAGTTTTATTCAGTCTTCCTGAAATTAAATTAAATGGATTAACCATAATTCCCCATACCGTTGAATTAGAAAATGAAATTGAATTCAAAGAGGAGACTAGATATATATGTATTTCACCTCTAATACTGCTAACTCCGGAATTTTCCAGTGATGAGGGTAAAAAGTTTATTATTCCTGGATCAAATGAATTTGTGGATCATTTAAGATCTGCTTTACTAGAAAAGAATCAATTAAATGATTTTGGAGGTTTTGAATTCTATCCTGACAAACAATATTTAAAAAAATTAGAAGATAGGGGTAAAAAATATTCCAGAGTATATCCTATATTCGATCAAGATGTGCCTTACGAAGTTAGGGGTTATACTTTTCCGTTTACTTTAAAGGGATCTCCTGAGCTCCATCAATATTTATTTGAGTGTGGATTGGGGTTGTTTAACGACAAAGGATTTGGCATGTTGGATTTAGCAGAAGTGACACCTGGCAGTCAAACAGTTCCATATTTTACTGGGCAGCTCGAGAATTAA
- a CDS encoding OmpA family protein, whose translation MNFKIIFLSIIIMFFSLTLFSQDYKWRTERLVEKSKEALYQRDWDAAVQYMDDAIALEPENHHLYLEKATLFYGINDLNKVVTSLEKAFSLEEKWPAKYNDYYFILGKESFDRGNYALAKKPLEIYQRKGFKEDYLKMTDIITQSIDFALEELEKVPTNNEEIKSIESDKIFRSIYFPFFTLYPSEFLYFTGQRTGSLAEGIYRAKLSGNQFENVEEVPVINTKENEGAAAISADGRVMVFTSCNKRDGFGSCDLYISYYEGDEWQKPENLGVSVNSNAWESQPFLSSDGRFLIFSSNRKGGFGKRDLYYSRKEGDEWMEAVNLGAEVNTFADEISPFLTLSNDELYFSSNGRVGMGGFDIYKTKWPINKGEIENIGLPINTFSNELSYHQKFSGEKYWSRELQSDAKYPPSKIFFNDKEKGGEINLVFGNVINEVDSAKLKAKIQIYDLELDSLVQETYSNSLDGRYKVIIPRPSDYAFYVEASGYLFQSKKLEVNERRTELNFALKPIEKGATVELNNIYFEFDSYELSERSKNEINKIADFLIQNPEVAIEIGGYTDEVGSKEYNKELSRKRASAVYDKIIQKNGVDKEKINIVGYGARKLPSGEFKKTVIFRVL comes from the coding sequence TTTTAGCCTGACTTTATTCAGTCAGGATTATAAATGGAGAACAGAAAGACTAGTCGAAAAATCTAAGGAAGCTCTTTACCAAAGAGATTGGGATGCGGCTGTTCAATACATGGATGATGCCATTGCTCTTGAACCTGAAAACCATCACCTTTATTTAGAAAAAGCCACCTTGTTTTATGGTATTAATGACTTGAATAAAGTGGTTACTTCATTGGAAAAAGCTTTTTCATTAGAAGAAAAATGGCCTGCCAAATATAATGATTACTATTTCATTTTAGGGAAAGAGTCATTCGATCGTGGTAATTATGCCCTAGCAAAAAAGCCACTTGAAATTTATCAGCGGAAAGGTTTTAAAGAGGACTACCTTAAAATGACTGATATAATTACTCAATCTATTGATTTTGCTTTAGAAGAGTTAGAAAAGGTACCAACCAATAATGAAGAAATTAAATCTATAGAATCAGATAAGATCTTTCGCAGTATTTATTTTCCATTTTTCACTCTCTACCCATCTGAATTTTTGTATTTCACAGGACAAAGAACCGGTAGTTTGGCTGAAGGTATTTATAGAGCTAAATTATCAGGTAATCAGTTTGAGAATGTGGAAGAAGTTCCAGTAATCAACACTAAAGAAAATGAGGGCGCAGCTGCAATTTCAGCAGATGGCAGAGTAATGGTTTTTACAAGCTGCAACAAACGCGATGGGTTTGGGAGTTGCGATTTATATATTTCCTATTACGAAGGAGATGAATGGCAGAAACCAGAGAATTTAGGTGTTAGTGTTAATTCAAATGCTTGGGAATCACAGCCTTTCCTTTCTTCAGATGGAAGGTTTTTGATATTTAGCTCCAATAGGAAAGGTGGATTTGGTAAAAGAGATCTTTATTATTCCAGAAAGGAGGGCGATGAATGGATGGAAGCTGTCAATTTAGGAGCGGAAGTAAATACTTTTGCTGATGAGATATCTCCTTTTCTAACCTTATCTAATGATGAATTATATTTTAGCTCGAATGGTAGAGTGGGGATGGGAGGATTTGATATCTATAAAACGAAATGGCCTATCAATAAAGGGGAAATTGAAAATATCGGCTTACCCATCAATACTTTTAGCAATGAACTTTCCTATCACCAGAAATTTAGTGGAGAAAAATATTGGTCGAGAGAGTTGCAGTCAGATGCCAAATACCCTCCATCTAAAATATTTTTTAATGATAAGGAAAAAGGTGGAGAAATTAATTTGGTTTTCGGGAATGTCATAAATGAGGTAGATAGTGCTAAGCTCAAAGCTAAGATTCAGATCTATGATTTGGAATTAGATAGCCTTGTTCAAGAAACCTATAGCAATTCGCTAGATGGCAGGTATAAGGTGATCATACCTAGGCCATCAGATTATGCTTTTTACGTAGAGGCATCCGGATATTTATTTCAATCTAAGAAATTAGAAGTAAATGAAAGAAGAACGGAATTAAATTTTGCTTTAAAACCAATAGAGAAAGGAGCTACTGTAGAATTAAATAATATTTATTTTGAATTTGATAGTTATGAGTTATCTGAGAGGTCGAAAAACGAAATAAATAAGATTGCTGACTTTCTGATTCAAAATCCAGAGGTAGCTATTGAGATTGGTGGATACACTGATGAAGTGGGCTCCAAAGAATATAATAAAGAGTTATCAAGAAAAAGAGCAAGTGCTGTTTATGATAAAATAATACAAAAAAACGGTGTTGATAAGGAAAAAATTAATATAGTAGGCTATGGAGCTAGAAAATTACCGTCAGGAGAATTCAAAAAGACTGTAATATTTAGAGTTTTGTAG
- a CDS encoding AI-2E family transporter, which yields MNRLKPILYLFGGAILLYLVSLLFSDILIYIIISLIISTILRPLVGYLNSLYFYGYKLPKVFTIIISFTVFIGFIVLFVGLFIPLVSEQIQILSKLNYDNLYNRITTPIQSIEVFLINSIPNIGEQGFLIDRLKESFTNFAQTVDFSYVLNNFISITGSIFVAILAVLFITFFLLYEKGLARRKFIQLIPNKYFEVSIGAIYKIEKLLSNYLLGLLFQMISIFTIASVGLSIFGIKYAVTIAVFAAVANLIPYAGPILGATFGIIVGVTTGGIFELSNELFLLVVKIVSVFAVVQITDNIVLQPLIFSKSVKAHPLEIFVIIFAGASLAGVIGMIAAIPVYTVIRVVLIELYQGYKQYKIFQN from the coding sequence GTGAACCGACTCAAACCCATTTTATATTTATTTGGAGGCGCGATATTACTTTATTTAGTCAGCCTTCTCTTTTCTGATATATTAATATATATCATCATTTCCCTGATAATTTCAACTATCCTACGTCCTTTAGTAGGTTATTTAAATAGCTTATATTTTTATGGATACAAACTGCCAAAGGTCTTTACTATTATAATATCATTTACCGTCTTTATAGGATTTATCGTCCTTTTTGTGGGGCTGTTTATTCCTTTGGTTTCAGAGCAAATCCAAATTCTGAGTAAACTCAATTATGATAATCTCTATAATAGAATTACAACCCCAATTCAATCAATTGAAGTATTTTTAATTAATTCTATTCCTAATATTGGAGAGCAAGGATTTCTGATTGACCGATTAAAGGAGAGTTTTACGAACTTTGCTCAAACAGTAGATTTTAGTTACGTATTAAATAATTTTATTTCCATTACAGGTAGTATTTTCGTTGCTATTTTGGCAGTTCTTTTTATTACTTTCTTTTTACTTTATGAAAAAGGCTTAGCTAGAAGAAAATTTATCCAATTAATTCCCAATAAATACTTTGAGGTATCTATTGGGGCTATTTATAAAATCGAAAAGCTCCTTTCCAATTATTTATTAGGACTATTATTTCAAATGATTTCAATATTTACAATTGCGTCTGTTGGGCTAAGTATTTTCGGGATCAAATATGCTGTGACTATTGCGGTATTTGCAGCAGTTGCTAATCTTATACCTTATGCAGGGCCAATTTTAGGGGCAACTTTTGGGATTATAGTAGGGGTTACTACTGGTGGGATTTTCGAACTTAGTAATGAACTTTTCCTCTTAGTGGTAAAGATTGTGTCGGTTTTTGCAGTAGTTCAGATCACCGATAATATTGTATTGCAACCACTTATTTTTTCAAAAAGTGTAAAAGCCCATCCATTAGAGATTTTTGTTATTATCTTTGCAGGCGCATCCTTGGCAGGGGTGATAGGAATGATAGCAGCTATTCCGGTTTATACCGTTATAAGAGTAGTGCTGATTGAACTTTATCAAGGATACAAGCAATATAAGATTTTTCAGAATTAA
- a CDS encoding type IX secretion system plug protein produces the protein MKHYFYFIIVFLPILFLASACVPVQNTQSNSTRTYYPDLEFINKSYKESIKTVQLVQLNGDKMISTDNPVIELGENDRLLLTFDDISEEQKQFQAKIFHCDKDWKQKSNLQSMDYLEEYNQFPIRDYEFSFDTKMGYIHYEFQLPKVSLSGNYLLVVYQNNNEANIILSERFMVYENKSSIDFKIIPSNVVTNRRTHQEIEFEIMLNRINILNTATDIYPVVRQNKSWLFAKEAPDPLRILDGNKRLVYKFYNGELNFPGNNEFRFIDLTTVNFKGNNVANINKDTKPITVTARPDAVRSSEAYREWEDRNGAFVIGNIERQNTPLVSDYLLTNFELNAPQELGEVYLVGEFNNWQLSNPNRMKYNVNTGNYQSSFLMKQGYYEYTYYVKGEEVNPVDGSYNDTENTYDILVYYRNPQLRYDKLIGYTQFNSRAAQ, from the coding sequence ATGAAACATTATTTTTATTTTATCATCGTATTTTTACCAATTTTATTTTTAGCAAGTGCTTGTGTGCCAGTTCAAAACACACAATCAAATAGCACTAGAACCTACTATCCTGATTTAGAATTTATAAATAAAAGTTATAAGGAAAGTATCAAGACTGTTCAACTAGTGCAATTGAATGGAGACAAAATGATTTCCACGGATAACCCTGTGATAGAATTAGGTGAAAACGACAGATTACTACTTACCTTTGATGACATCTCGGAAGAACAAAAACAATTTCAAGCAAAAATTTTCCATTGCGATAAGGATTGGAAGCAAAAAAGTAATTTACAGTCGATGGATTACCTTGAAGAATATAATCAATTTCCAATCAGAGATTACGAGTTTTCTTTCGACACGAAAATGGGGTATATTCATTATGAATTTCAACTACCAAAAGTAAGTCTTTCAGGGAATTACCTATTGGTTGTATATCAAAATAATAATGAAGCTAATATTATTCTAAGTGAAAGATTTATGGTGTATGAAAATAAGTCAAGCATTGATTTTAAAATTATTCCATCCAATGTGGTTACTAATAGAAGAACTCATCAGGAAATAGAATTTGAAATAATGTTGAACCGAATTAATATTTTGAATACAGCCACGGACATTTACCCTGTAGTTAGGCAAAACAAGAGTTGGTTATTTGCAAAAGAGGCACCCGATCCATTAAGGATTTTAGATGGCAATAAAAGATTGGTTTACAAATTTTATAATGGTGAATTGAATTTCCCAGGTAATAATGAATTTCGCTTTATTGATTTAACCACAGTTAATTTTAAAGGGAATAATGTTGCAAACATTAATAAAGATACTAAACCCATTACAGTAACAGCAAGACCGGACGCAGTTCGCTCTTCAGAAGCATACCGAGAATGGGAAGACCGCAACGGTGCATTTGTTATCGGGAATATAGAAAGACAAAACACTCCTTTAGTCTCTGATTATCTTTTAACTAACTTTGAGTTGAATGCTCCACAAGAATTGGGGGAAGTTTACCTAGTCGGAGAGTTTAATAATTGGCAATTAAGTAATCCCAACAGAATGAAATACAATGTTAATACAGGTAATTATCAAAGCAGCTTCTTAATGAAGCAAGGATATTATGAATACACGTATTATGTGAAAGGGGAAGAAGTTAACCCAGTAGATGGAAGCTATAATGACACAGAAAATACTTATGATATCTTAGTTTACTATAGGAATCCTCAACTCCGTTATGATAAATTAATTGGTTATACTCAATTTAATTCTCGAGCTGCCCAGTAA
- a CDS encoding SusD/RagB family nutrient-binding outer membrane lipoprotein, whose product MKKYIFIFLIGLVTLTSCEDDFLDVNTDPTASTEVPPGTLLMNASIALSQNRLNTLSPDGAAYIQHHKPIVVLTAPDTYGFSEIGNNNFWEFSFYQDIIKDPNLGITLAEERGNFNVSAQLKLLQAFAWIHGVDRWGEMPFFQVNNPEFPNPMFDEGAEIYQGIIDLINEALDQIDLDQQVEPFTIVAFDHIYGGDMNKWEAFGNSLKLRALMRLSYVENRDAEISALLGSGVNFIDALDGSEDAVFRYFNNRPNQNFDYATFDNFTQFNSFLPSASNRVHQAWRLASNRMVTLLTDDNDPRLNSFFVPFYSQPDGYAFTGAVNGSAPLPDAAERGFVSPFYIRQDAPDVWFAASEYWLLVAEAYQRGLVSGDAQTAFANGVIAHMNIFDGTAQEISDADKDAYIAANTLASKGDATSFIQTELYKALFGNGVEAWSHWRRTKRPALTPAVGGPITTVISRIPLPQSPLGANSNAPEVSKLRDVPVFFERQE is encoded by the coding sequence ATGAAAAAATACATATTTATATTTTTGATCGGATTAGTGACATTAACATCCTGCGAAGATGATTTTCTTGATGTTAACACCGATCCTACTGCCTCAACAGAAGTTCCTCCAGGTACTTTGTTGATGAACGCATCAATTGCCCTTTCCCAGAACAGGTTGAATACCCTGAGCCCTGACGGAGCGGCATATATTCAGCACCATAAACCAATTGTTGTACTTACTGCCCCTGATACCTATGGTTTCAGCGAAATCGGTAACAACAACTTCTGGGAGTTTTCTTTCTATCAGGATATCATCAAAGATCCTAATCTGGGAATTACCCTGGCTGAAGAGCGAGGTAACTTCAACGTGTCTGCCCAGTTAAAGCTTTTACAGGCTTTCGCATGGATACATGGGGTTGACAGATGGGGAGAGATGCCTTTCTTTCAGGTGAATAACCCTGAATTCCCTAATCCGATGTTTGACGAAGGAGCAGAGATATACCAAGGCATCATTGACTTAATAAATGAGGCACTGGATCAGATTGACCTTGACCAGCAGGTTGAACCATTCACCATCGTGGCCTTCGATCATATTTACGGAGGAGACATGAATAAGTGGGAGGCTTTTGGGAATAGCTTGAAGTTGAGAGCCCTTATGCGTCTTTCTTATGTAGAAAACAGAGATGCTGAAATCAGTGCCCTTTTAGGGTCAGGAGTGAATTTCATCGATGCCCTTGATGGATCGGAAGATGCGGTTTTCAGATATTTCAATAACAGACCTAATCAGAATTTTGATTACGCTACCTTTGATAATTTTACCCAGTTTAATTCATTTCTACCAAGTGCAAGCAACAGGGTTCATCAGGCATGGCGTTTGGCATCAAACCGTATGGTTACCTTGCTGACGGACGACAATGACCCGAGGTTGAACTCCTTCTTTGTGCCTTTCTATTCACAACCAGATGGCTATGCATTTACAGGTGCAGTGAATGGTTCAGCACCACTTCCGGATGCAGCAGAAAGAGGTTTCGTATCTCCATTCTACATTCGACAGGATGCACCTGATGTGTGGTTTGCTGCCTCTGAATATTGGTTATTGGTGGCAGAAGCCTACCAGCGAGGTCTTGTTTCTGGCGATGCGCAGACTGCTTTTGCCAATGGTGTTATCGCTCATATGAATATATTCGATGGTACTGCACAGGAGATATCCGATGCCGACAAGGATGCTTACATTGCGGCAAATACACTTGCCTCTAAAGGAGATGCTACTTCATTCATCCAGACAGAGCTTTATAAAGCACTATTTGGAAACGGTGTTGAAGCATGGTCGCACTGGAGAAGAACCAAACGTCCTGCATTGACTCCGGCCGTGGGAGGTCCAATTACTACTGTAATTAGCAGAATCCCACTTCCTCAGTCACCACTAGGAGCAAACAGCAATGCACCTGAGGTGTCGAAACTTAGAGATGTTCCAGTATTTTTTGAAAGACAAGAATAA
- the ychF gene encoding redox-regulated ATPase YchF — protein MGLQCGIVGLPNVGKSTLFNALSNAKAEAANFPFCTIDPNVGVISVPDERLNILEELVNPNKVVPTIIEFVDIAGLVEGASKGEGLGNKFLGNIREVDAIVHVVRCFEDDNITHVSGRVNPVADKDIIDTELQLKDLDSVEKKIQKTEKIARSGDANAKREMAILTQYKDVLEDGKNARTLKLSKEEKEPVRDLMLLTDKPVIYVTNVEESAAVSGNEWVEKFKEYVKDEEAEVIVVSAAIESQIAEFDDLDEKAMFLEEYGLTESGLNKLIRASYSILDLITYFTAGKQEVRAWTIKKGWKAPQAAGVIHTDFEKGFIKAEVIKLDDYQKYKTEQACKEAGKISIEGKEYVVKDGDIMHFRFNV, from the coding sequence ATGGGGTTACAGTGTGGTATTGTTGGTTTACCAAATGTTGGAAAGTCAACTTTGTTTAACGCACTTTCGAATGCGAAAGCTGAAGCGGCAAATTTTCCTTTTTGTACAATTGATCCAAATGTGGGCGTTATCAGCGTTCCAGATGAACGGTTGAATATTTTAGAAGAACTAGTCAATCCTAATAAGGTAGTGCCGACTATCATTGAATTTGTGGATATAGCAGGTTTGGTAGAAGGAGCAAGTAAAGGCGAAGGCTTAGGGAATAAATTTCTTGGCAACATCCGTGAGGTTGATGCCATTGTTCATGTTGTAAGATGTTTTGAAGATGATAATATTACACATGTTTCTGGAAGGGTAAATCCAGTAGCGGATAAAGATATTATTGATACTGAATTGCAATTGAAAGATCTGGACTCAGTAGAAAAGAAAATTCAGAAGACGGAAAAAATTGCTAGATCAGGAGATGCCAATGCTAAAAGAGAAATGGCAATCCTAACTCAATATAAAGATGTATTAGAAGATGGTAAAAATGCCAGGACGCTAAAATTATCAAAAGAAGAGAAAGAGCCTGTCCGTGATTTAATGCTTTTAACTGATAAACCAGTAATTTATGTTACGAATGTGGAAGAATCTGCAGCGGTATCTGGAAATGAATGGGTTGAAAAGTTTAAAGAATATGTAAAAGATGAGGAGGCTGAAGTAATAGTAGTCAGTGCGGCAATTGAATCTCAAATAGCTGAATTTGATGATCTTGATGAGAAGGCCATGTTCTTGGAAGAATATGGGTTAACAGAATCAGGATTAAATAAATTGATTCGAGCCTCCTATTCTATTTTGGATCTAATCACCTACTTCACAGCTGGTAAACAAGAAGTTCGTGCCTGGACAATTAAAAAAGGCTGGAAAGCACCACAAGCTGCTGGTGTTATCCATACCGATTTTGAAAAAGGCTTTATCAAAGCTGAAGTAATTAAATTGGATGATTACCAAAAATATAAAACGGAACAAGCTTGTAAAGAAGCTGGAAAAATTTCAATTGAGGGCAAGGAATATGTGGTCAAGGATGGTGATATCATGCATTTTCGATTTAATGTGTAA